One genomic region from Paraburkholderia azotifigens encodes:
- a CDS encoding glutathione S-transferase family protein produces MQLIGMMDSPYVRRVAISLGVLGLPFEHRSVSVFRHFDAFAKINPVVKAPTFIDDDGTMLIDSSLILDYLDHLSPPEKRLMPADTGERMKALSLIGFALAACEKTMQNVYEVSLRPAERQHQPWIERVQTQLFAAYDRLEQAIAGREGNGWLFGDRLLQPDITLAVAWRFQQFMLPDLVDPARYPALAAFSKRAEALPEFVATPLE; encoded by the coding sequence ATGCAACTGATCGGCATGATGGATTCACCGTATGTGCGGCGTGTCGCCATTTCGCTCGGCGTGCTCGGCCTGCCGTTCGAACATCGGAGCGTGTCGGTATTCCGGCATTTCGACGCGTTCGCGAAAATCAATCCCGTGGTCAAGGCACCCACCTTCATCGACGACGACGGCACGATGCTGATCGATTCGTCGCTGATCCTCGACTATCTCGATCATCTGAGCCCGCCGGAAAAACGCCTGATGCCCGCCGACACCGGTGAGCGCATGAAGGCGCTGAGCCTGATCGGTTTCGCGCTCGCGGCCTGCGAAAAGACGATGCAAAACGTCTACGAAGTGAGTCTGCGGCCCGCCGAGCGCCAGCATCAACCGTGGATCGAGCGCGTCCAGACCCAGCTGTTCGCCGCATACGATCGTCTCGAGCAGGCGATCGCGGGCCGCGAAGGAAACGGCTGGCTGTTCGGCGACCGGCTGCTCCAGCCGGACATTACGCTGGCCGTCGCGTGGCGTTTCCAGCAGTTCATGCTGCCCGATCTCGTCGATCCGGCGCGCTACCCGGCCCTCGCGGCGTTTTCGAAGCGCGCCGAGGCGCTGCCCGAATTTGTCGCCACTCCGCTCGAATGA
- a CDS encoding LacI family DNA-binding transcriptional regulator — protein MTPTIKDVAAHAGFSIATVSRAINAPHTVNPVTLEKVRQSIDALNFRPSPLGRQLRGERSRLIGVVLPTLANPVFAECLQGIDELASAQGYRLMLMTTQYDADRERRAIETLREQRVEGLILTVADADTHPLLDDLDRDGMLYVLMHNDTVRRPSVSVDNRQAAYDGVRMLIAHGHRRILMLAGTLAASDRARLRHLGYTQAMQQAGLMPAPALEIDFNADELAPSVLNHLTTGANRPTALFCSNDLLAMVVMRGLRRARFDMPVDMSILGFDGLAMGELLSPPLASVCAPNREIGCAAWRRLIERVDGARPSGFDDALQAPSLSLTLPHTLREGATIAAISDTSGTRSNRIVRTLA, from the coding sequence ATGACGCCCACGATCAAGGATGTCGCCGCTCACGCGGGCTTTTCGATCGCGACCGTGTCGCGCGCGATCAACGCGCCGCACACGGTCAACCCCGTGACCCTCGAAAAAGTGCGTCAGTCGATCGACGCGCTCAACTTCCGTCCAAGCCCGCTCGGCCGCCAGCTGCGCGGCGAGCGCTCGCGCCTGATCGGCGTCGTGCTGCCAACGCTCGCCAATCCCGTGTTCGCCGAATGCCTGCAGGGCATCGACGAACTGGCATCCGCGCAAGGCTATCGTCTGATGCTGATGACGACGCAATACGACGCCGACCGCGAGCGCCGCGCGATCGAAACGCTGCGCGAGCAGCGCGTCGAAGGCCTGATCCTGACGGTCGCCGACGCCGACACGCACCCTCTGCTCGACGACCTCGACCGCGACGGCATGCTGTACGTGCTGATGCACAACGACACGGTGCGCCGCCCGTCCGTGTCCGTCGACAACCGCCAGGCCGCCTACGACGGCGTGCGGATGCTGATCGCGCATGGTCATCGCCGCATCCTGATGCTGGCGGGCACGCTCGCCGCTTCGGACCGCGCGCGCCTGCGCCACCTCGGTTACACGCAGGCGATGCAGCAGGCGGGCCTCATGCCCGCGCCCGCGCTCGAAATCGACTTCAACGCGGACGAGCTCGCGCCTTCCGTGCTCAATCATCTGACGACGGGCGCGAATCGCCCGACTGCCCTCTTCTGCTCGAACGATCTGCTCGCGATGGTCGTGATGCGCGGCCTGCGGCGCGCGCGCTTCGACATGCCTGTCGATATGTCGATTCTCGGCTTCGACGGCCTCGCGATGGGCGAGCTGCTGTCGCCACCGCTCGCGAGCGTGTGCGCGCCGAACCGGGAGATCGGCTGCGCGGCCTGGAGGCGGCTGATCGAACGCGTCGACGGGGCGCGGCCTTCGGGTTTCGACGACGCGCTACAGGCACCGTCGCTGTCGCTGACCTTGCCGCACACGTTGCGCGAAGGCGCGACGATCGCCGCGATCTCCGACACGTCAGGCACGAGATCGAACCGCATCGTCCGCACGCTCGCGTGA
- a CDS encoding ABC transporter substrate-binding protein has protein sequence MIRRSSIGIAAVRVARAALVASSFVLTFGAAQAAHAEETAICYNCPPEWADWASQIKAIQQKTGVRVPFDNKNSGQSIAQLMAEQKSPVADVVYLGVSSAFQARDKGLIAPYKPAHWNDIPANLKDPQGYWFAIHSGTLGFFVNKDALEGKPVPRSWADLLKPEYKGMIGYLDPSSAFVGYAGAVAVNQALGGSFDNFKPGLDWFAKLKANQPIVPKQTAYARVLSGEIPILLDYDFDAYRAKYKDHANVEFVIPKEGTIEVPYVMSLVKGAPHDANGKKVLDFVLSDEGQKLWANAYLRPVRSNAMSADAASKFLPASDYARARPVDFGKMAEKQQAFGEQYLQVMH, from the coding sequence GTGATCCGCCGTTCCTCCATCGGTATCGCAGCCGTACGCGTCGCGCGCGCGGCGCTGGTTGCATCGTCGTTCGTGCTGACGTTCGGCGCCGCGCAAGCCGCGCACGCCGAAGAAACCGCGATCTGCTACAACTGCCCGCCCGAATGGGCCGACTGGGCCAGCCAGATCAAGGCGATCCAGCAGAAAACGGGCGTCCGCGTGCCGTTCGACAACAAGAATTCCGGCCAGTCGATCGCCCAGCTGATGGCCGAGCAGAAGAGCCCGGTGGCGGACGTCGTGTATCTCGGCGTGTCGTCGGCGTTTCAGGCCAGGGACAAGGGCTTGATTGCGCCGTACAAGCCCGCGCACTGGAACGACATCCCCGCGAACCTGAAAGACCCGCAAGGTTACTGGTTCGCGATCCATTCGGGCACGCTCGGCTTCTTCGTCAACAAGGACGCACTCGAAGGCAAGCCGGTGCCGCGCTCGTGGGCCGATCTCCTCAAGCCCGAGTACAAAGGCATGATCGGTTATCTCGATCCGTCGAGCGCGTTCGTCGGCTATGCGGGCGCCGTCGCCGTCAACCAGGCGCTGGGCGGCAGCTTCGACAACTTCAAGCCGGGTCTCGACTGGTTCGCGAAGCTGAAGGCCAACCAGCCGATCGTGCCGAAGCAGACGGCCTACGCACGCGTGCTGTCGGGTGAGATTCCCATCCTGCTCGATTACGACTTCGATGCGTATCGTGCGAAATACAAGGATCACGCGAACGTCGAGTTCGTGATTCCGAAGGAAGGCACGATCGAGGTGCCGTACGTGATGAGCCTCGTGAAGGGCGCGCCGCACGATGCGAACGGCAAGAAGGTGCTCGATTTCGTGCTGTCGGATGAAGGCCAGAAGCTGTGGGCGAATGCCTATTTGCGCCCCGTGCGTTCGAACGCGATGAGCGCCGACGCCGCTTCGAAGTTCCTCCCCGCCAGCGACTATGCGCGTGCACGTCCCGTCGACTTCGGCAAGATGGCGGAAAAGCAGCAGGCGTTCGGCGAGCAGTATCTGCAGGTGATGCATTGA
- a CDS encoding ABC transporter permease encodes MNDITFPLRWRIVLIAPALAVFIAFWLLPMTVLVQVSADGHLLQTYGAMLANARYMKSLFATVVLSAAVTAATLALSVISGLHLARREFPGKRMLLALLTFPLAFPGVVVGFMVIMLAGRQGLIGALSLKLTGDKWVFAYSMTGLFLGYLYFSIPRVVVTVMASATTLDASLEEAARSLGASPWRIMRDIVLPALSPGLIAAGAVCFATAMGAFGTAFTLATDIDVLPMTIYTEFTLNANMVTAAGLSIVLGIVTWIVLYVARSVSGSAVAATA; translated from the coding sequence TTGAACGACATCACGTTTCCGCTGCGCTGGCGCATCGTTCTGATCGCGCCGGCGCTCGCCGTGTTCATCGCGTTCTGGCTGCTGCCGATGACGGTGCTCGTGCAGGTCAGCGCCGACGGTCATCTGTTGCAGACCTACGGCGCGATGCTCGCGAACGCGCGCTACATGAAGAGCCTGTTCGCGACGGTCGTGCTGTCGGCGGCCGTGACGGCGGCGACGCTTGCGCTGTCCGTGATCTCGGGCCTGCATCTCGCGCGCCGCGAGTTTCCCGGCAAGCGCATGCTGCTCGCGCTGCTGACGTTTCCGCTCGCGTTCCCAGGCGTCGTCGTCGGCTTCATGGTGATCATGCTGGCGGGCCGCCAGGGGTTGATCGGCGCGCTGTCGCTGAAGCTCACGGGCGACAAGTGGGTGTTCGCGTACTCGATGACGGGCCTCTTTCTCGGCTATCTGTACTTTTCGATTCCGCGCGTCGTCGTCACCGTGATGGCGTCGGCGACCACGCTGGATGCATCGCTCGAAGAAGCCGCGCGCTCGCTCGGCGCCTCGCCGTGGCGGATCATGCGCGACATCGTGCTGCCCGCGCTCTCGCCGGGACTGATCGCGGCGGGCGCCGTGTGCTTCGCGACCGCAATGGGCGCGTTCGGCACGGCTTTCACGCTCGCCACCGATATCGATGTACTGCCGATGACCATCTACACCGAGTTCACGCTCAACGCGAACATGGTGACGGCTGCAGGCTTGTCGATCGTGCTCGGCATCGTCACATGGATCGTCCTGTATGTCGCGCGCAGTGTCAGCGGCTCTGCCGTAGCCGCGACGGCTTGA
- a CDS encoding ABC transporter permease has product MNSVTHSTGAPDLYGRRAFALPSLRAWLAAGQWLVTLLLCAFLIVPVVMSILAGLTVNYFQGVASGLTLRWLGEVWTQYHDSVFLSLEVALATLVITLLTGVPAGYVLARSETRLSRIVEECLVLPIALPGLASALALLVVYGGFTMFRTSVAFIVVGHVVFTLPFMVRAVAAVCAGSGLRTLEEGAASLGAGFFQRFVTIVLPNVRPGIVAGALAVVTLSIGEFNLTWMLHTPETKTLPVGLADTYASLRIEIGSAYTILFFIMTMPLLVAMQWLGVDATDQRNVKQKKARVNATPSPAQEDQP; this is encoded by the coding sequence ATGAACTCCGTCACTCATTCAACGGGCGCGCCTGACCTGTACGGCAGACGCGCGTTCGCCCTGCCCTCGCTGCGCGCGTGGCTCGCGGCGGGCCAATGGCTCGTCACGCTGCTGCTGTGCGCGTTTCTGATCGTGCCCGTCGTGATGTCGATTCTCGCGGGCCTGACGGTCAACTATTTTCAGGGCGTCGCGAGCGGCCTCACACTGCGCTGGCTCGGCGAAGTGTGGACGCAGTATCACGACTCCGTTTTCCTGTCGCTCGAAGTCGCGCTCGCGACGCTCGTCATCACGCTGCTGACAGGCGTGCCTGCCGGCTACGTGCTCGCGCGCAGCGAGACGCGCCTGTCGCGCATCGTCGAAGAATGTCTCGTGCTGCCCATCGCGTTGCCGGGGCTTGCCTCGGCGCTCGCGCTGCTTGTCGTGTACGGCGGCTTCACGATGTTCCGCACGAGCGTCGCGTTCATCGTCGTCGGGCACGTGGTGTTCACGCTGCCGTTCATGGTGCGCGCCGTCGCCGCCGTGTGTGCGGGTTCGGGATTGCGCACACTCGAAGAAGGCGCGGCGAGTCTCGGCGCAGGCTTCTTTCAGCGCTTCGTGACGATCGTGCTGCCGAACGTGCGGCCGGGCATCGTCGCGGGTGCGCTGGCCGTCGTCACGCTGTCGATCGGCGAATTCAACCTGACGTGGATGCTGCACACACCCGAAACGAAGACGCTGCCCGTCGGCCTCGCGGACACGTATGCGTCGTTGCGCATCGAGATCGGCAGCGCTTACACGATTCTCTTTTTCATCATGACGATGCCGCTGCTCGTCGCGATGCAATGGCTCGGCGTCGATGCGACGGACCAGCGCAACGTGAAGCAGAAGAAAGCGCGCGTCAACGCTACGCCCTCACCGGCACAAGAAGACCAGCCATGA
- a CDS encoding IS5 family transposase, protein MTQLGLGLDLSTKRTRKREFLDEMTRVVPWQKLIALIEPHYPKGKTGRPPFPIQTMLRIHFMQQWFSLSDPAMEEALHDIPLYREFALLGTGMTRLPDESTILRFRHLLEAHELSARMLATVNEILQAKGLMLKAGSAVDATLISAPSSTKKAGTRDPEMSQTQKGGSWYFGMKAHIGVDVESGLVHTVKCTPANVHDITVAHELLHGDEEVAFADAGYVGIEKRGETGAVQWHVAMRPSKRRKLDKSKRLDRIYEKVERLKAGVRAKVEHPFRVLKCQFGYLKARYRGMAKNTAQIETQFALINLWLARGVLGKAK, encoded by the coding sequence ATGACACAACTTGGTCTTGGTCTGGATCTGTCGACGAAGCGCACCCGCAAGCGCGAGTTTCTCGATGAGATGACGCGCGTGGTGCCGTGGCAGAAGCTGATTGCGCTCATCGAACCGCACTATCCGAAAGGCAAGACTGGCCGCCCGCCTTTTCCGATCCAGACGATGCTTCGCATTCACTTCATGCAACAATGGTTCAGCCTCTCGGACCCGGCGATGGAGGAGGCGCTGCACGACATCCCGCTGTACCGGGAGTTCGCGCTGCTGGGCACGGGCATGACGCGGCTGCCTGACGAGAGCACGATCCTGCGATTCCGGCACCTGCTTGAGGCCCATGAGCTGTCGGCCAGAATGCTGGCGACGGTCAACGAGATCCTGCAGGCGAAGGGCCTGATGCTCAAGGCGGGCTCGGCGGTCGACGCAACGCTGATTTCGGCACCCAGTTCGACGAAGAAGGCTGGCACGCGAGACCCGGAGATGAGCCAGACGCAAAAGGGCGGCAGCTGGTACTTCGGTATGAAGGCGCACATCGGAGTCGATGTGGAGTCGGGGCTGGTGCATACCGTCAAGTGCACGCCGGCAAATGTTCACGACATCACGGTGGCGCATGAACTGTTGCACGGCGACGAGGAGGTTGCGTTTGCCGATGCGGGCTACGTGGGCATCGAGAAGCGAGGCGAAACGGGGGCGGTCCAGTGGCACGTGGCGATGAGGCCGAGCAAGCGAAGAAAGCTGGACAAAAGCAAGCGGCTCGACAGAATCTACGAGAAAGTCGAGCGGCTCAAGGCGGGCGTGCGGGCGAAGGTTGAGCACCCGTTTCGGGTGCTCAAATGTCAGTTCGGCTATCTGAAGGCGCGGTATCGAGGCATGGCGAAGAACACGGCGCAGATCGAAACGCAGTTCGCGCTGATCAATCTCTGGTTGGCTCGCGGGGTGCTCGGTAAAGCGAAATGA
- a CDS encoding phosphodiesterase, whose amino-acid sequence MLIAQISDLHIKRPGALAYRRLDTAPYLQRCIERLNNLDPRPEAIVITGDLVDQGTPDQYEHLKALLAPLAIPYYLLVGNHDDRANLRAAFPERPELHTGGEFVQYAIDIGPLRLIALDSMVPGQSAGLLCDTRLAWLEQQLDAARDKPVIVALHHPPFVSGIGHMDALRLDPQAAQKLAALLTRHTNIERVICGHVHRPMFVRFGGTIASAVPAPAHQVALDLRDEAPSAFVMEPPAFALHRYDRVDGLITHHGYVEAADGPYPFYEPEGTLID is encoded by the coding sequence ATGTTAATAGCCCAGATCAGCGATCTCCACATCAAACGCCCAGGCGCACTGGCCTACCGCCGTTTGGATACGGCACCCTACTTGCAGCGCTGCATCGAGCGCCTGAACAACCTGGACCCACGGCCAGAAGCCATCGTCATCACAGGCGATCTGGTCGACCAGGGAACCCCAGACCAATACGAACACCTGAAAGCCCTGCTAGCGCCGCTAGCGATCCCCTACTACCTGCTGGTAGGCAACCACGACGACCGCGCCAACCTGCGCGCTGCCTTCCCGGAGCGCCCTGAACTGCACACAGGCGGCGAGTTCGTCCAGTACGCGATCGACATCGGTCCGCTGCGCCTGATCGCCCTCGACTCGATGGTCCCCGGCCAGAGCGCCGGCCTCCTCTGCGACACACGCCTCGCCTGGCTCGAACAGCAACTCGACGCGGCCCGCGACAAGCCCGTCATCGTCGCGCTGCATCATCCGCCGTTCGTGTCGGGCATCGGACACATGGATGCGCTCCGCCTCGACCCGCAGGCTGCGCAAAAGCTCGCGGCACTGCTCACGCGGCACACGAACATCGAACGCGTGATCTGCGGCCACGTGCATCGGCCGATGTTCGTCCGCTTCGGCGGCACGATTGCGTCGGCGGTGCCCGCGCCCGCCCACCAGGTCGCGCTCGATCTGCGAGACGAGGCGCCGTCCGCCTTCGTCATGGAGCCGCCCGCGTTCGCCCTGCATCGCTACGACCGCGTGGACGGACTGATCACGCACCACGGCTATGTCGAAGCAGCCGATGGCCCCTATCCGTTCTACGAACCGGAAGGCACGCTGATCGATTGA
- a CDS encoding MFS transporter — protein sequence MSTPASSPAASDRSLRGLLLLLATIAGVSVANIYYNQPLLDDFRKSFPQSASWIGVVPSMTQLGYAAGMLLLAPLGDRFDRRRLILLQIAGMCIALLCAAVAPNLSVLVFASLAIGILATIAQQAVPFSAELAPPSQRGHAVGTVMSGLLLGILLARTAAGFVGQYLGWRAVFGASIVALIVLAAVILSKLPHSKPTSTLGYGKLIGSMWHLVVELRGLREASLTGAALFAGFSLFWSTLALLLAGAPFHYGPQAAGLFGIVGAGGAMAAPIAGKFADKRGPRAIVTLSIALAAISFVVFALSGTSLIGLLIGVIVLDVGVQAAQISNQSRIYALKPEARSRVNTVFMVCYFIGGAAGSAVGAFVWPLFGWVGVSIAGLLFTMLAGLNHLRGRPEPPKAPGAAD from the coding sequence ATGTCCACACCCGCTTCCAGCCCTGCCGCGTCCGACCGCTCGTTGCGCGGCCTTCTGCTGCTGCTCGCCACCATCGCGGGCGTGTCCGTCGCCAACATCTACTACAACCAGCCGCTGCTCGACGATTTCCGCAAGTCGTTTCCGCAAAGCGCATCGTGGATCGGCGTCGTGCCGTCGATGACACAGCTCGGCTACGCAGCGGGCATGCTGCTGCTCGCGCCGCTCGGCGACCGCTTCGATCGCCGCAGGCTCATCCTGCTGCAGATCGCCGGCATGTGCATCGCGCTGCTGTGCGCCGCCGTCGCGCCGAATCTTTCCGTGCTCGTGTTCGCGAGCCTCGCGATCGGCATCCTCGCCACGATCGCGCAACAGGCCGTACCCTTCTCCGCCGAACTCGCGCCGCCGTCGCAACGCGGCCATGCCGTCGGCACCGTGATGAGCGGCCTGCTGCTCGGCATCCTGCTCGCGCGCACGGCGGCCGGCTTCGTTGGGCAATACCTCGGCTGGCGCGCCGTGTTCGGCGCGTCGATCGTCGCGCTGATCGTGCTCGCCGCCGTCATCCTGTCGAAGCTGCCGCACAGCAAGCCGACCTCGACGCTCGGCTACGGCAAGCTGATCGGCTCGATGTGGCATCTCGTCGTCGAATTGCGCGGCCTGCGCGAAGCGTCTCTGACGGGCGCGGCCCTGTTTGCCGGGTTCAGCCTGTTCTGGTCGACGCTCGCGCTGCTGCTCGCGGGCGCGCCGTTTCACTACGGGCCGCAAGCGGCAGGACTGTTCGGTATCGTCGGCGCAGGCGGTGCGATGGCCGCACCCATCGCAGGCAAGTTCGCCGACAAGCGCGGGCCGCGCGCGATCGTCACGCTGTCGATTGCGCTGGCGGCGATTTCGTTCGTCGTATTCGCACTGTCGGGCACGAGCCTCATCGGCCTCCTGATCGGCGTGATCGTGCTCGATGTCGGCGTGCAGGCCGCGCAAATCTCCAACCAGTCGCGCATCTATGCGCTGAAGCCGGAAGCGCGCAGCCGCGTCAACACGGTGTTCATGGTCTGCTATTTCATCGGCGGCGCGGCGGGCTCGGCTGTCGGCGCATTCGTATGGCCGCTGTTCGGCTGGGTCGGCGTGAGCATCGCCGGTCTGCTGTTCACGATGCTCGCCGGACTCAATCACCTGCGCGGACGTCCCGAGCCGCCGAAGGCGCCGGGCGCGGCAGACTGA
- a CDS encoding response regulator has translation MNPDSAHAHDDSGHAPLRVLLIEDSPLIRRSIVEAIDASGVMHVAAQAESADEAIALLDGEAFDAVIVDLQLKGGSSVPVLAYMQKEGLIESTFAAVLTNHALPAYRERCRQYGVRHFYDKSFEFDRAIDALHEYAQARLDEQ, from the coding sequence ATGAACCCCGACTCCGCCCATGCACACGACGATTCCGGCCACGCGCCGCTGCGTGTGCTGCTGATCGAGGATTCGCCGCTGATCCGGCGCAGCATCGTCGAGGCGATCGATGCGTCGGGCGTGATGCACGTAGCCGCGCAGGCCGAGTCCGCCGACGAGGCCATCGCGCTGCTCGACGGCGAGGCGTTCGATGCCGTGATCGTGGACCTGCAACTGAAGGGCGGATCGAGCGTGCCCGTGCTCGCGTATATGCAGAAGGAAGGCCTGATCGAGTCGACCTTCGCAGCCGTGCTGACCAACCATGCGCTGCCCGCGTATCGCGAGCGCTGCCGGCAGTATGGCGTGCGGCACTTCTACGACAAGTCTTTCGAGTTCGACCGGGCGATCGACGCGCTGCACGAATATGCGCAGGCGCGTCTCGACGAGCAATAA
- a CDS encoding response regulator, whose product MIRVLIADDHAIVRGGFRQFVADEPDMCVAAEAATGDETIRLVREQQDGEPFDVVLLDIAMPDKNGIDTLRVIRQMRPAQNVLILSGYPESQYAINLLRAGANGYLNKDCEPDEIVRAIRSVARGHRYLSEAVADTLANSLDKPAASHPHEQLSEREFQIFCKLASGQIPTDIADELHLSVKTVSTYRARVLEKMHMTNNADITYYAIKNGLIE is encoded by the coding sequence ATGATTCGAGTGCTGATAGCGGACGACCACGCGATCGTCCGGGGCGGATTCAGACAGTTCGTCGCCGACGAGCCGGACATGTGCGTCGCGGCGGAAGCGGCGACGGGCGACGAGACGATCCGCCTCGTGCGCGAGCAGCAGGACGGCGAGCCCTTCGACGTGGTGCTGCTCGACATCGCGATGCCCGACAAGAACGGCATCGATACATTGCGCGTGATCCGCCAGATGCGTCCCGCGCAGAACGTGCTGATCCTCTCCGGCTACCCGGAGAGCCAGTACGCGATCAACCTGCTGCGCGCGGGGGCGAACGGCTATCTGAACAAGGACTGCGAGCCCGACGAGATCGTGCGCGCGATTCGCTCGGTTGCACGCGGGCATCGTTATCTGTCGGAGGCCGTCGCCGATACGCTCGCGAACAGCCTCGACAAGCCCGCGGCTTCGCACCCGCATGAACAGCTGTCGGAGCGCGAGTTCCAGATTTTCTGCAAGCTCGCATCGGGGCAGATTCCGACCGATATCGCCGACGAACTGCATCTGTCGGTGAAGACGGTCAGCACGTATCGCGCGCGCGTGCTCGAAAAAATGCACATGACGAACAACGCGGATATCACGTACTACGCGATCAAGAACGGTTTGATCGAGTGA
- a CDS encoding ferritin-like domain-containing protein encodes MSKSSKGEFVMDLERIRQQARKDMDEGPVTSTYGADRDTVLKLLNGALATELVCTLRYKRHYFMAKGINSEAVAQEFLEHANEEQAHADTLAARIVQLGGEPDFAPNSLTARSHSEYKEGNGLTDMIRENLIAERIAIDTYREIIRYLGDGDVTTRRMFEEILAVEEEHADDMADLLTGRE; translated from the coding sequence ATGTCGAAGTCATCGAAAGGCGAGTTCGTGATGGACCTCGAACGGATTCGTCAGCAGGCCCGCAAGGATATGGACGAAGGCCCCGTCACGTCGACCTACGGCGCGGACCGCGATACCGTGCTCAAGCTGCTGAACGGCGCGCTCGCGACGGAACTGGTCTGCACGCTGCGTTACAAGCGGCATTACTTCATGGCGAAGGGCATCAATTCGGAAGCCGTCGCCCAGGAGTTTCTCGAGCACGCGAACGAAGAGCAGGCGCATGCGGACACGCTCGCCGCGCGCATCGTGCAGCTGGGCGGCGAGCCCGATTTCGCGCCGAACAGCCTGACAGCGCGCTCGCACTCCGAATACAAGGAAGGCAATGGCCTGACCGACATGATTCGCGAGAACCTGATTGCGGAACGCATCGCGATCGATACGTATCGCGAGATCATCCGTTATCTCGGCGATGGCGACGTGACGACGCGCCGGATGTTCGAGGAGATTCTCGCCGTCGAGGAAGAGCACGCGGACGACATGGCCGATCTGCTGACGGGCCGCGAGTAG
- a CDS encoding DUF1328 domain-containing protein — translation MLHYALVFFVIAIIAAVFGFTGIAAGAAEIAKILFYIFLVVFVVTLLLGVFRT, via the coding sequence ATGCTGCATTACGCACTCGTGTTCTTCGTGATCGCGATCATCGCCGCCGTATTCGGCTTCACCGGCATTGCCGCCGGCGCTGCCGAAATAGCGAAGATTCTGTTCTACATCTTTCTGGTCGTGTTCGTCGTCACGCTGCTGCTCGGCGTGTTCCGGACATAG
- a CDS encoding DUF1328 domain-containing protein — protein sequence MLKWALFFAVIAVIAGLLGFTGIAAGAAAIAKFLFVLFLILCVVFLVLGFVVTKKIVD from the coding sequence ATGCTCAAGTGGGCGTTGTTCTTCGCCGTGATCGCGGTGATCGCGGGTCTGCTCGGATTCACGGGCATTGCGGCAGGCGCGGCGGCTATCGCGAAGTTCCTGTTCGTGCTGTTCCTGATTCTGTGCGTCGTGTTCCTTGTGCTCGGCTTCGTCGTGACGAAGAAGATAGTCGATTAG